TATAATTAAGACCTTAAGGACACAATACATGTGCTTAGTAATGCACCACATTAGACGCTGAAACATTAGAACTTAAAAGCATCAGAACACAGCCTCAAAAAGGCAGAtgacataagaaaaaaaacagaggtaCACAAATGTGTTGGGATATCATTACACAAGAAGCAGGAGGGCAGGAGCAGCGAGGCAGCAGTGTTTAATTGGATTGGCAGAGATGGCAAACATGAAGGTAATTTAATGGAGCGCTGATTCACTTCGGTAACAATCACTCCTACAAACCCGAGGACGCCTACAGACTACATACACTCATGTAGGGCAGAAGTAGTCCCTTTTTTTTACGTCCTTGCTGCTGCCTGTAGAAAATAAGGTCAGGTGCCACGAAGGCAACTCAAAGTGTTGAGAATCTCTGTGCAGATAAGAGTTTCTGTTACAATCAAGGCATTTAGCCATGGCATTATTACAACACATGCTCTTAGACATCCCATGCTTTTATAAACATGACTAgacagcagaacaaacacagcGCTTGCTCAGAAAAGATGCATTTCCTCTGCCTTTAtccaatagattttttttaatttttttttacagtaaacagCTGTTATTGCTGCATCTTATATCctactgtgtgtttgcatggtgAGAAGTTCAAGTGTGAAACCAGATTATTGCTTAAATGTTTTAGGCTATAGGTCTATATCTTTCTTTAGCTGCTTATACCATTATTTAGAGTTGTTTAATCTAAAGGTTTCAGAgtgcacacagacaaaaaacaaaaacgagcATCTGGAGATTGTTTACTGACCCACTTATACATTTAGGTCATCAATAGCCTCAAACAGTAGATACAATGAGTCCCACTGCATCCTAGCTCCCTCCTGTCATTACACCTCCAGTATCTCACTGCTGTGCACAATATGTCAGTGTTAAGAAGTGCAGGATGGGATGCACTATCAGTCACTATCACTGAACACCAGCCGAGACAACTGCGAGCAGTGCGTAAAAGTGCGACTCCAAAACGGCCGGCCTGCCTCCTGACTCGAGTGTGATGTAAGGTAAAGAATGTGTAACAGCTGTGGTGGGGGCATCCTTTCACGCACTGTGTAATTAGCCAAACAAAGCTGCATTTCACCATTAAAAGTGATGTCTTGCACGTTGACCCTTACCTATGTCTAGCCCCTCGTTGGTGATGCGTAAAGCTTCAGTGAACTCGTTGGACTTCAGCTTCTCCTGTACATGGCACTTCATCTTGGTCTCGTCGGGGCAGCACTTCTCCACGACACTTATCAGCAGGACGTTGTTCTTCATGCTCTTCACCTCTCGCTGTTTTAACCTCTCCTTGCACGACGGGCATTTGGACGGTAGGAAACCCCCGACGCACCTCCGGCAGTACGTGTGGCCGCACGACATGGTCACCGGCTCGCACATCAGGAAGAGGCAGAGGGGGCACTCCAGAAGATCCATGGTGGATGGGGTTATGTCACCAAAACAACGTCCAAGTGGGGACGAATGTGTGGCTTTTTTTTCGTCAAAGCAACGCGGGCGTAGGAGCTTGTTCCGTAAAGTGCTGCATGGACCATTTAAATAACACGCTGACAACAAGCGATACAGTAAATGTGTCCCCACTCCGTTCACATCTGCTCGAACCAGACCCGATTCTTTCAAGCTTAGGATACGGGTAATTTGAGCTCACAAAATGCTCACCTCACAAATGTCCCTTTCGTGTTGAATTTATCCATTGAAATGATCAATTTCAATACCAATAGACTTTGGTTTGAGACACATAACGTCTTCCCTTAAGCACAGGTTGTATAAAAAAGAGCTCACAGTTCAATGCGACGCTTTCCTAACTCAACGAACACAACGCGACTCACGCAGGAATATCTACACATTAGTATGAATCCTTTTTTAGTAGTCCATGTCCGCGTTTAACCCCTCTAGCGACGTCTCCGCGACCACAGAGCTGGGTTACTGTGTAACACCATTACATTACATAAATAAAGACCACGTGACGCAGCAGCGCGCAAGCCCATTGGACGGAGTGATGGCTTTCCGCCCTGTTGTGAAACACAAGGATGCCGAGTTTCATAACGTCATTTCTGCGACAaaacttttgtctttttaaatcagTTAAATTAAATGACATGTGAGAAACTTAGTCGGTAGTGTGGTGAGACATGTCCAAGAAAAGAAATGACTTAGCGTTGCTGCAGTGAGTGGAAACTACCCCTCAGTGTATGTAGGGAATCCCAgcagggggggggagggggggcagagtGATGACATAAACCCATATCCTAATTTTTTAATATGCTTACACAAGGAACTTATGTCGGCTTAATTACACATTAGCTTGCAACTATTGACAAGAAATAACATTCAGACATGTCAGGCCACAGTGCTGTGGAGCACCTGAGTGTTTCAAAATCTAATATATTTGTTAAACAAGTGTATGCATGTCAAGTGAAGACACCAGCCTCGGTCAAAGAGACGCTGATGGAGCCTGGTGTTCATTCTTGGATTCACATTTGTTTAGTTTGCTTCCAAACAATCCATAACCTTCAGTGTGAAATGCACACTTGAAATAGTCTGTACAAAAAACtaatgacacatttttctcaCATAGCCTTTCTGAGAGTCTATTTTACATGTTGGAACAGCTTCTACTTCCAAAGCACCTTATTTCTGTTGTACAACACTGAAGTACACGTGTCAGGCTTATACATCTGAAGAGATGGATCAATCTACCTGTAGTCAcagatgtaaacatgtcaataaTCAGGGGCTAGTGCCTTAAAAACTGTCATGAGTGTCTTTATGCAAAGTTTAGCCAAAAGGGGCTTTACTCTGCTCTGCATTGCAATAAAGAAATTAGGATCATTTCAGGAGTGGGATGCTTGGTAGAGTAAACCTTATTTAACAAGAGTTTCTACAATCACCTTTCAAAGgaacaaagcaacaacacagTGCTATCATAAAAACATGAGGTTAAAGGGATTGAGGAGTGACTATTTAACTACAGTCCACACACGATGACCTTACCATTACAACTCAATCTGGATTAAAGACCGTATGAGTCACAGTGACAGAATACATAACTGAATGTCAGCGCACATAATATTCACATAACATGTTGATGAAGTTTCCCTGAAAACATTCATAGATTTCATGAACACGATTGGGCTTTAGTTGAAAATCAATTTCAttgtctttattggttttataacaaaaaactgaaaattgTAATCCAAGGTAATCTGTTCAATCACTCAAAATTCTCCAAATGTCTGCTCAGGAAAGTCTTTATAATATCTGCACGGTAGGTTAAATAAAAGGAACAGGATGTCGAACCTTATGAAAACATAGCAAAGCTCTCCACACGTACAATAAGTACagcaaataaaagacaaacactgaTAGCAGTTCAATTGtacaacaagaaacaaaaccACTCAACAGATAATTAAGCAATATCATCGATAATACTACACATGGCAGCATCCTTGTCCAACATTTTGTCCCTCTTTGAGGTAGGGATGCTCTTCTCCTGGGGAACTGCTGCCATACAACTGCCCCCTGCTTCCTCTACATCCATTGGTTCAGTTTTCAGCCTGGGGGCTTGTCCAGAGGAACAACCCACACTGGCTGCTGCAGTCCTTGTCCCATCACCGGGAACATCCTGACCCTCTACCTGAGGTAAGTCGTCAGGTAAGGAAGCAAGGCAACCCTGGATCATCTCCACCACCCTCTCCAGATGTTTCTGGAATCTCTCTGCCGTCTCCAGCCGTTGTCTCTTCTGCACCTCCATCATCACCCTTAGTGTCTCCCTGGCTTGATGTGGCCTGTACTCATTTATTAGGTGGTGCATATGGACGAACAGAAGCTTTAAGTCCTCCAGCTTCTCTTCACGCTTTATACTGCCGGGGCTCTTGATGAGGATGTCCAGAAGATCCAGAAAGTTCACGAGGATGGACATGTTGAGCTTCTTGAGCTCACGCTTGTGGTCAAACTGCATAGGATGGAGCCTCTCGATACCTTGGCTCTCCAGAGGCCGGATGATGAGGTCATCACACTGGAATTGGTTGCCGAACATCATGTAGCTGTCTCTGATGGGTGGAGGGGGTTTAGGGACCAGGCCCTTGCGGATGTTTTCATCTGTGTACTCTTTGATGTACTGCATAGGGGGAGGAGGCAGAGCGCTCACCTGCTGTGGTTCACCCATGATGCTGACCTGAAACAAGGACACAGAATGATCAACACTGTGTTTCTGGAAACATCTGCGATATCATGAGCAAAAGAAACCAATACATGAAGGTAGCAAAACAAACGCTAAATATGCTGTTTTACAGGTTTTTAAACATTACATGacttacagtaaaataaaataaaaggttgtATAAGGACATATAGTTTGATTTAATATCAAAAGCTccaaaaaaatactgtttattGTTTGAATACTCTGCTTATTGGTCACTAGGAGCGTTTTTGAAGCGTACTTAGCTATTCGGCTAGTTTGCCGCTAGTAGCATTACTGCTAATATGCTATAAAGAGTAACGTAATAAAACTCGAATTTCCGGTCACCAAAATATAGCGATGATACAACTACACACCTTTTACAGAGATCTCCTCTCAGTTGTTGAGCGTAGACTTGAGgtattttaatgtaaaagagGTATCTAACCGGACTTTTAGCTCATGACTAGCTTAGCTGCTGACATGAACGACTGCCGTTTCTGTCACACATTCCATTGGCTGACCTGCACACGTGACGATTTTTCGACCGTTCTGATTGGACCGCAGCTGATCAATAAACCTAGCTCGGATTGGTCGTAATTTTTGGACGGGAGACGATGGAtgatttttgtacttttgtttgGACGGCTTATTAGAAAAGGTATACTCACTTTATGCTCTTTGTAAAAATTATGTTATCACATTTAagacattgtgtttttattgttttattactaaGCTGAGCTACACTAAATATTTTCAACAAGAACTATTAGAGTCAGGGAAATAAAAGACAGGCAGCATTCGAATATTATTCgaacaattgtttttttccttgttttatgTCCGTCATTTATGTAGGCCTTATAAAGTTAAAAgtcactaaaaaaaacactgtcttCTTGTGCCAAA
This is a stretch of genomic DNA from Labrus bergylta chromosome 9, fLabBer1.1, whole genome shotgun sequence. It encodes these proteins:
- the med7 gene encoding mediator of RNA polymerase II transcription subunit 7, with protein sequence MGEPQQVSALPPPPMQYIKEYTDENIRKGLVPKPPPPIRDSYMMFGNQFQCDDLIIRPLESQGIERLHPMQFDHKRELKKLNMSILVNFLDLLDILIKSPGSIKREEKLEDLKLLFVHMHHLINEYRPHQARETLRVMMEVQKRQRLETAERFQKHLERVVEMIQGCLASLPDDLPQVEGQDVPGDGTRTAAASVGCSSGQAPRLKTEPMDVEEAGGSCMAAVPQEKSIPTSKRDKMLDKDAAMCSIIDDIA